Sequence from the Lysobacter solisilvae genome:
TGGAAGCGCTCCAGCGTTCACCCCGGGCGGCAGGGTGGCGGGGCCAAGGAGCGCGGGCGACCGGACCAGGTCTCCCGCAGCGAGGGCGCGGCGTGGCGGCCCAGGTCTACCCGCCGGCGGTGCCGATCCGCGCAAGCGGGCGAAGGAGTACCCCCATAAAAAAAGGGGCCCGAAGGCCCCTTTCCAGTTCACGCGGCAGCGGTCGCGTCACTCCGCATGCACGTCCACGCGCACGCGGATGCGGTCTCCGGGGTGGTAGCTGGTGCGCGCGGTGTACTGCTGGCCCGCGTACTCGTAGGTCACGTCGTAGGCATTCACCGAACGGTCGCCCGACTGGCCGGTCTGGTAGCTGTCGTACGGACGGTCGGCCGGGACGGGATCGCAGACGGTGACGGTGCCGACGCGGGCCTGCTGCTGCGCGGCGCGCTGGCGCTGTTCGTAGACGCTGCGGCCGGCCATGCCGCCCACCATCGAGCCGATCGCCGAGGTCGCGTAGCGCGCGCTGCCGCCGCCCACCTGGCTGCCGATCGCCGCGCCCAGGATGCCGCCGATGACGGTGGCGACGGTCGCGCCGGTCTGGGTGCCGTAGCGGCGGTTGCCGTACTGATCGTAGGCGCCGTCGTTGTAGCCGTTGTTGTTGTAACCGTTGTTGCTGTAGCCGTTGTTGCTGTAGCCGCCGTTGTTGTAACCGTTGTTGCTGTAGCCGTTGTTGCTGTAGCCGCCGTTGTTGTAACCGTTGTTGTTGTAGCGGTCGCCGGCCACTTGCTGCTGGCGCTCGTAGCAACGCTGACCCGAGGTCGGGTAGCTGCCGCCGTTGTATCCGGAATCGAAAACCGGATCGACCCGCAGCACGCGCGCATAGTCGTAACGCGTGCCGGTGGACTGTCCGTACGACTGTCCATTGGAGGACGAGCCGTTGTAGGTCTGCGCCTGGGCCAGGCCGGTCGTGGCGGCCAGGCACAGGGCCAGGGAGGTAACGAGCACGCGCTTCATGGTCGACTCCAGCACGCCGGGAATTGGCGTGGGCGGATCGTCGGTCCGCCGCGTCCAACCCGGGCTGAATCTGGCCGCCGCTTGATGTTCCGTTCACACCCCCGACAGCCACCGTGCCACGCGGTCGGCCAGGCCGTTGGCGCCCATACCGAGCAGCGGACCGGCGTGGCTGGGCGAATCGGCTTCGAGGAGGGTGGCCGGCAGCGCCTGCGCCAGGGCCCGCGTCAGGGCGGGCGGTACATCTTCGTCAGCCGCCGACACCACGCACAGCACCGGCACGGACGGCGGCGGCAGCGCCAGGCCTTCGTGGGCCGCGCGCAGCACGGCGCCCGACTCATCGCGCCAGTGGCGCATCGCGTACAGCGCGGTCGCCGGGTCCGCGTCGGGGATTGCGCGCCGCGTCGACGACAACCGCGCCTGGCATCCCCATGGCACCACCGCCGGCCACTCCCGCGACGGCAGCCGCGAGGCCCAGGGAGCCGGCGGCAGTGGATTCACCAGCACCAGCGCGTCGGCGGCCTCGGCGCAGGCCCAGGCGAGCAGACCGCCCAGGCTGGCGCCGATGACGGCGCGCGGGCGCGGCAACGCGTCGAGCGCCGCCCGCGCCTGTTCGACGTAGTCCGCCAGGGTGGTGGCGGCCAGACCCGCCGCGGCGGGCTGCAGGTCCGGCGCGGCGACCGTGATCCCGTGCGCGGCCAAGGCGCCGTGCCAGCGGTTCCATTCCCAACCTCCGCCGCCGGCACCGTGCAGCAGCAGCGCGTGCCGGCAGGCGGGCACGCCCGGCTCAGGCCTGCAGCGTGGCCGAGAGCGTCACCGGCACCGACAGCGCGCGCGAAATCACGCAACCGGCCTTGGCCGCCTCGGCGATCTGCTGGAACTGCTCGGCGCTGATCCCCGGCACGCTGGCCTCCACGATCAGGTGCACGCCGGTGACGGTGGGGCCCGGGTCCATGCCCGGCTCCATCATGGCCTCGGCCCGCGTGCTGATGCGGTCGGGGGTGAAGCCGCTCTTACCCAGTACGGCCGACAGCGCCATGCTGAAGCAGCCCGCGTGCGCGGCGGCCAGCAGTTCTTCGGGATTGGTGCCCTTCTCGTCGCCGAAACGGGTCTTGAACGAGTAGTTCTGGTCGGCGAACAGGCCGCTCTGCGGCGTGCTCATCGTGCCCTTGCCGGCCTGCAGGTCGCCGTTCCAGACGGCCGTGGCGTAGCGCTTGAAACCCATGGTGGTGCTCCTTCGGGGGAAAGAGCCGGTAGCGTACCCGGCGCCGCCCGGCGCGCGGAGCCCCCTGCCGCCTCCCCCGCCGTGCGGTCGTCCCGCTGCGCCGTCCCTTGACCCGTCCGTCCGGCTGCGGGATGGTTGACCTACCGGCCCCGCGCCGGCCCCGCCATGACCGCCCGCCGAGCGCCTGCTCGGACGGCAGCGCTTCCTTCGCGGACAGCCATGACGGCCCTTCTCACCCGACAGAACAACGGGAGAAACGGCCTCATGTCCTACTCGACACCCACCATCCGCAACGTGGCCCTCGCGGGCCATCCCGCCGCCGGCAAGACCACGCTCTTCGAAGCCCTGCTGCAGGCCGGCGGCGCGATCCAGACAGCAGGCAACGTCGAGCGCGGCAGCACGGTCTCGGACTTTGATCCGATCGAGCGACAACGCGGACATTCCCTCGACGTGGGCATCGCCAGCATCGACCGCGCCGCGGCTGCTGGACAGCACTTCCACGTCAACCTGATCGACACCCCCGGCTATCCCGATTTCCGAGGCCCCGCGCTGTCCGCGCTGGCGGCGGTGGAGACGGTCGCGATCGTGGTGGACGCCGACAACGGCGTGGAGTACGGCACGCGCCGCATGATGGAGTACGCCAAGGCACGCGGACTGTGCCGGGTGCTGGTGGTCAACAAGATCGACCACGCCGACGCGAAGGCCGGCCAGGTGCTGCAGGACCTGCGCGACGCCTTCGGCCCCGAGTGCCTGCCCCTCAACCTGCCCGCGCAGGGCGGCAAGGCGGTCATCGACTGCTTCGGCAACACCCAGGGCGAGAGCGATCTGGGCGCGGTGGCCGACTGGCACCAGAAGATCATCGACCAGGTGGTCGAGGTGAACGAGACGGTGATGGAGCACTACCTGGACCTGGGCGAAGGCGGCCTGTCGGGCGAGGAGCTCCATGACGCGTTCGAGCAGTGCCTGCGCGAGGGCCACCTGGTGCCGGTGCTGTTCTGTTCGGCGCGCAGCGGCGTGGGCATCAAGGAACTGCTCGACACCGCCGAGCGCCTGTTTCCGCATCCGGGCGAAGCCAATCCCCCCGCCTTCGCCAAGGGCAGCAACGGCGCGAGCGAACCGGTCGAGTCCACGCCCGATCCGTCGCGCCATGTGATCGCCGACGTCTTCAAGATCACCAACGATCCCTTCGTCGGCAAGCTCGGCATCTTCCGGGTGTACCAGGGGACGGTGAAGAAGGACACGCAGCTGTTCGTCGGCGACGCCAAGAAGCCGTTCAAGGTCGGCCACCTGTTCAAGCTCAAGGGCAAGGACCACATCGAGATCGACCAGGCCATTCCCGGCGACATCGCCGCGGTGGCCAAGATCGACGACCTGCACTTCGACGCGGTCCTGCACGACAGCCACGACGAGGACCAGATCCACCTGGCGCCGCTGGACTTCCCCAAGCCGATGTTCGGCCTGGCGGTGGAGGCCGCGCACAAGGGCCAGGAGCAGAAGCTGGCCACGGCGCTGCACAAGCTGGCCGAGGAGGATCCGTGTTTCGTCGTCGAACACGAACCGGAGACCAACGAGACGGTGATCCGCGGCCTGTCCGACCTGCACCTGCGCGTCAACATCGATCGCCTCAAGGACCGGTACGGCGTCGAGGTGACCTCGCGCCCGCCGCGCATCGCCTACCGCGAGACCGTCGCCGGCAAGGCCGAGGGCCACCACCGCCACAAGAAGCAGACCGGCGGCGCGGGGCAGTTCGGCGAAGTGTTCCTGCGGGTGGAGCCGCTGCCGCGCGGCACCGGCTTCGAGTTCGTCGACGAGGTCAAGGGCGGCACGATCCCCGGCCAGTTCATGCCCGCGGTGGAAAAGGGCGTGCGCCAGGTGCTCAAGGGCGGTGCGATCGCCGGCTATCCGATGCAGGACGTCCGCGTGATCGTCTACGACGGCAAGCACCACCCGGTGGACAGCAAGGAGGTGGCCTTCGTGGCGGCCGGCAAGAAGGCCTTCATGGACGCGATCATCAAGGCGCGGCCGCAGGTGCTGGAGCCGATCGTCGACCTGGAGGTCAACGCGCCCGAGCAGAACATGGGCGACATCAGCGGCGGCCTGGCGAGCAAGCGCGCCCGCATCAACGGCACCGATTCGACGCGCGGCAACGAGATCATCGTCAAGGCGCAGGTGCCGCTGTCGGAGCTGGAAGGGTATGCCGCCGAGCTCAAGTCGGTGACTGCGGGACGGGGGCGGTATTCGCTGGATTTCAGCCACTACGAGCCGGTCCCGCCGCAGGTGCAGCAGAAGCTGGTGGAGTCGTTCAAGCCGCATGTGGAGGAGGATTAGGCGTCGGCGGGCTTTCCAACCTTGTGAGCGGGGGAAGAGGGTGATTCGCGGCGATCTGCCGCCCCCATCCCAACCGTCCCGGCCAGCAGGCCTAGCCTGCTGGCGTTCGATGACGCGCGGACCAGTGGTCCGCAAGCGCGTCCTCTCACCCCCCGCGAAGCGGGGGAAGGGGCTTCAACTCCCTCCCCCGCTGTGCGGGGGAGGGTTGGGGTGGGGGCCGACGGTCGCGGCGCCGCATCACCGCACCTCCGCGCGCACAGGCACACTGCGCATCCATCCCAAGCGCGACCTGCCATGAAACAGTTCCTCCTCACCCTGCTCGGCGCGCTCACCGCGGTGGTGGTCGCCCTGGTCGTCTACGACCGCCTGGTGGTGGCGCCGCGGCAGGCGGCGCAGCTGGAGGCCGCGCAGCAAGCGCACCAGATCAGCGTGGCCAGCGCCGATGCGCAAGCGCAGCAGATCGCCGCGTCACTCGACGCTTCGGTAGACCGCAGCGTGGCCGATGCGCAGCAGGCGATGGATGACCTGGCCAACGAGCAGGATCGGCGGCGGCTCGCCGCCGATGCGCTGGCGCGGGCGTCGATGATGCGGGCCGCGCTCGCCGAGTACTACATGTCCGAAGGTCGCTGGCCCCCCAACGCCGCGGCGGCGGGCATCGGCGCCCCGGACAGTTTCGCCGGGGGCGCGGTGGCCGGCATCGACGTCGACAACAGCGGCGGGATCGCCATCCGCTTGAATGCGAAGCTGTCCGCCGACGCCCGCATCCGGCTCACCCCGCGCGTGTCGCCGGACAACGGCATGATCCAGTGGCGGTGCGTCGTGCAGGGATCGCCTGAAGTGTCGCGCTACCTGCCGGCCTGTCGCGACTGAGGACCACGGCGCCAGGCGAACCACGGGGGCTACGCGGCACCTGCAAGCACCAGTTGCGGTACTCCGACATTTCTCTTTACGGTCGAGCTGCGGCCCGCCGAACAGTCCTGATTACGGTCGAGCTGCGGCGCACCGAACACTTCGATTACGGTCGAGCTGCGGTGTGCCGAACCGCCCTTCCACGGTCGAGCCACATCGCGCCGACCTGCTTGCCTACGGCCGAGCCACCGGCCGGCGCCGCCGGTTCTTGAGACCGCCCGCCGGCCGCCACGCACCCCGGCATGCGCTTTGCAGCGCCGATCACACTTCGGAAGATGACGCCCCGTTCACGCCGCGGCGCAGGCTCCCGGGTGTGACTTCAATCGCAGAAGCGCATCGCGAACGCGGGTTTCATCGGTGCTGCCTACAGGGGGGCACATCGATATGAACGCTGGTCGCCACACTCCATCCTTCAATACCTCCGAGCGGATCGTCCGCAGCCTGCTCGCCGCCGCACTGATCGCGGCGGTCATCTGGTCGCTCACCGGCAACGCTTCGCCGGAAGTCATCGTCAGCCGCTTCTGGTAAACAACGGCTGGTAAGCAACGGCTCGTAACAACGGCTGGCAACGGCCGGGCCAGCACCCGCCAGGCAACTTCGGGCAGGACATCAGGCAGGAACCGGTCCCGCGGTGCGGGCTCCTCCCGCGGACCGGACGCGACCGGCTAGCATCGGCGCATGGAAGACTCCGCCCATCCCCGCTTCTTCGACCACTTCCCCATGCGCCGCGTCACCGCGGCCTCGCTGGACGACGCGCTCGCCGCCGATGGCGCGCTGCGGATCGTGTTCCTGTGGGGGAAGGACTGTCCGAACTGCGACATCGCCAAGGGCCAGATGCTGCTGACGCCGGAACGGTTCACCTGGCCGGACGTGGAGTGGCTGCACGACAACGTGTACGAAGACCCGGCGATGGCCACGCGCATGGGCCTGCACGGCATTCCGGCGTTCTTCGTCTACCGCGGGGCCACGAGGCTTGGCCGCATGAGCCAGTGGCCGGGGACGGCCGAGTTCGTCCAGGCCATTGAAAGGCTGCGCGCGCGCTGACCGGGCCGTTGCGCAGACGCAACAGCTCGTCCGCGCCAAGGGCTACGCGCCGGCTGCCCGCGCGGGCACACTCTCCAGCCTCCCCCTCGCCAGGTGCGACGCCATGCCCCTGTTCGATACCTCCACCTTGCTGGCCTATCTCGCCGCGGCGGTCGTGCTGGTGCTGGTCCCCGGTCCCGGCACCGCGTGGATCGTGGCGCAGACGGTGGCCGGCGGCACCGCGCGTGGCCTGCGCGCGGGCCTGGGACTGGAAACCGCCACGCTCATCCACGCCCTGGCCGCGGGCCTGGGGCTGTCCGCGATCCTGGCCACCTCGGCGTTGGCCTTCGACCTGCTCAAGTACGCCGGCGCCGCCTACCTGGTCTGGCTGGGCATCCGCGCCTGGCGCGGCGCGCCGGCGGACGACGCGCGGGCAGATGACGCCCTGCCCGACCTGGCAGGGCCGGTCGAAGCGGGCACGGCGGCCGCGTCCGTCCCGACCCCCGCCCGCGCCGTCTATTGGCGCTCGGTGGTGACCGGCGTGCTCAACCCGAAAGTCGCGCTGTTCTTCCTCGCCTTCCTGCCGCAGTTCGTGCATCCCGAGCGCGGCCACGTCTGGCTGCAGTTCTTCGTGCTGGGCGTGCTGCTGTCGATGATCGGCATGAGCCACAGCGCCGTGCTCAGCGTGACGATCGGCCGGGTCGGCCGGCGCCTGCGCGGCAGCGCGCGTGCGGCGCGCTGGCGCCAGCGGACCCTAGGTGCCTTCTTCGTCGGCCTCGGCGTGCGGCTGGCGGTGCAGCAGCGCTAGCGACACCCGGGCACGGCCCAAGCGGCTTTGCGCGACGCCGTTCACGCGTGGTCCAAGGCGGGCGATGCCATGCTGGCGTCCCTCCCGACCGAGTGCGAACCATGAATCCGCAGCGACGCCAGATCGTTCTCGCCACGCTCGCCGGCGGCGCCGTGCTGCTGACCAGTGGTTGCTCCACGCTCGAGGCCGTCGGCGCGCTGCTGGGCAACCAGCTCAACTTCAGCCAGGGCCAGCTGCAGCAGGCGCTGGACCGCAACTTTCCCAAGCACTACGACAAGATGGGCGGCCTGATCTCGATGACACTGCTCAACCCGCGGCTGTCGATTCCGCAGGGTTCCAGCCGCCTGCGGCTGGATTTCGACCTGGGCATGGGCGCGCTGGGCAGCGACAGCAGCCGCGCCGACGGCCACTTCGCCCTCACCAGCGCGCTGCGCTGGGACGGCAACACGCGCGGGCTGCACCTGCAGGAACCCGCGCTGGAACACGTCGAGGTGCCGGCGCTGGGCGGCGTGATGAATTCATCGGCACGCGGACTGCTCAACACCTGGCTGGCACAATACGCACGCGACGAACCGGTCTACCGCTTCGACAACACCCTGCTCGACCGGCTGGGCTCGCGCCGCATCGGCCGGACCGACATCGAAAACGGCCAGGTCACGGTCCACCTGGATAACTGACACACCCGCCCCATGCCTGCCTTCGCTTCGACCGCTTCGCCCCGCCCCCTCCCTGACGGCGTCCTTTCGCCCCGTCGTGCGCTCGCCGTGCTGGCGGCCACGCTGCTGGTGCTGGGCCTGTCGGCCTGCGGCGGCAAGGGCGGCTCGGACCCCACGGGTCGCGCCGATGGCAAAGGCGGCAGCGAACAGCTGCCCGCGCCCACCGGGACGGCGGGCGGCGTGACCGGCATGCCGACCGCGCCGGGCCCGGGCCACGTCGGTCCGCCGACGGAGGAGATGGCCGAAGGCGTCGTCCTGGATGAGAACGGCAATCCCCTTCCGCCGGCGCTGGGTCCGGACGGCGAGCCGCTGGATCCGGCGACCCTGCCCGCCGCCGCCATGCCGCCCGGCGCCGAGGACGCCTTGCCGCTCCCGCCCGAACCCACCCCGGAAGACGCGGTGGCCGTCGTGCGCGACTACTACGCGGCTCTCAACGGCGGCGACTTCCCGCGCGCCCATGCGATGTGGGCCGACGAAGGCCGCGCCAGCGGGCAATCCGCCACGCAGTTCGCGGCCGGCTTCGCCGACGCCACCGGCATCTCGGTCGAAGTGATGCCGCCGGGCCGCATCGATGCGGGCGCCGGACAGCGGCACATCGAAGTGCCGGTGGCCTACACGGTCACCCTGCGCGACGGCAGCCTGCGTCGCTACGTGGGCGCCTACACCCTGCGCCGCACCGTGGTCGACGGCGCTAGCGCCGAGCAGCGTGCGTGGCGGATCGGCTCGGCGGACATCCGCCAGCTGGACCGCTGAGGCCGCGCGCGGCGTGCACACGCCGCGACGAAGTGTCGTGACCGGTTCCGGTTCCCTGCGCAGCGCGGATACTTCCGTGGCCGATGTCCCCGCGGTCATCGCGGTGCTGGATACGAACGTGTGCCTGGACCTGTTCGTGTTCGACGACGCCCGCGCGGCCCCGCTGCGGCACGCATTGCAGCAACGCACGCTGCAGGCAATCACCGATGCCGATTGCCGCGACGAATGGCGGCGCGTGCTGGCCTATCCGCAGTGGATGCTGCCGGCGGCGGCCCAGGCCGCGCACCTGGCGCGGTTCGATGCGATGGTCACGATCACCGCGACTACGCCGGGCGACCCGATGCCCAGCGTCGCCGTGCCCCGCTGCCGGGATGGCGACGACCAGAAGTTCCTCGATCTGGCCGCGCGCGTCGGCGCGCGCTGGCTGCTCACCCGCGACAGCGAACTGCTGCGCCTGTCGCGGCGCACGCAGCGCGACTTCGGCTGCGTGGTGCTGACGCCGCAGGCGTGGGCCGATTCGATGCAGGCCGATCCGACAGGACCCGATCCGATGCGGGCCGATCCGACAGGACCCGGTTCGGTCGGCGCCACTGGACCGGGCTGAGGGCGAGTCGCCCCCGCCCGCCGATCAGATCTCGAACCGGTACGACAGCTTCACCAGGAACTGCTCGCTGTCGCGCAGCTGGAAGGCGTCGATGAACTCGTCGCGAGCGCGATACCGGCCCAGGATGTCCTCTTCGTAGAACGAGCCGCCGCGCACGTAGGCGATGTACAGGTAGGACAGCGGCGCCAGCTCGTAGCGGTAGCGGACCTGGAAGCCCAGGTTGCGCAGGCCCAGGTCGGGGATTGCCTCGGTCGACCGCACCGGCTCGCCGTCGGGCGCCACGCGATAGGCCTGCGCGGCCTTGGCGTCCAGGCCGATGGATTCCAGGCGCACGCGCAGTTCCTGCTTGTCGTTGATCAGCCACACGCTGCCGGCATTGAGCAGGATCATCTCCTCCTCGTAGCTGCCCAGCAGGTTGTCGCCGCGCCACAGCAGCCAGTCGTCGTTGCGCTCGTAGTACCAGGACGTGAAGAAGCTCAGGCGGTCATTGACGTGGTAGGTCGGGTTGAACTCGGTCTGCACGTTGAGCTTGCCCGGCGTGTCCAGCCCTTCGGAGGTCACGCGCAGGTTGCCGTAGAAGCTCCAGTGGCCGTCGCCCTGGCGCGGACGATCACGCTCGTAGAAGACGAAGTATTTCGCCGGCATCCTGACCACGCCGTTGCCGCGCAGGATCAGGTCGTCGTGCCCCGACGACCAGCTGGCCAGCTCGATGAAGTCACTGCCGCCATCGCGGCGCTGGCCGCTGCGGTTCATCGCCACCGCGTCGGCGATGTGCAGCCCGCCATCGTTGAAGCGGCGCGACGCCGCCCAGTGCCAGTCGCTGGCGCTGTACTTGGAGGTCTCGGGGAAGCTGGTGAAACGCTTGCCCAGGTCGTAGCGGGCGTAATTGAAGTTGTTGCGTTCCAGGTAGCCGAAATCGTTGAGCTGCAGGTCGCGGCCCAGGTGCACTGCGTAAAGCTGCTGGCGCCAGCCCTCGCCCATGTCCCAGTCCACGCGCACCTGCCCGCCGCTGTCGCGCGTGGTGGCGCCGGACTGGCGGATGTCGGAGGCCACCACGGTGCTGCGGATCGACCAGGCCGCGTTCGGCGTCCAGCGATGGTCCATTTCGTACACGTTGGCCTGCCGGTCCAGGAACGGCCGCTCCACGCGCGTGACCATGCCGCCCAGGCCCTGCTTGTCGCCGTCGCGGCTGGCGCGCAGCGCGTAGAAGTCGCGGCCGACCTCGTCGCCCTCGGTCGCGGCGAACACGCCGTAGTTGAGCCCGCCGATGCTGCCATTGAGCTTGACCGCCGCGGTCACGTCGCCCGATTCCTCGCCGTCGTCGGTGGTGGCGCCCACGCGGCGGGTGTAGATCAGCTTGTTGCGGGTGCTGAGCGAGCCGAAAGGCACGTCGAAGTAGCCCTGGTTCTCGGTGAAGAACGGGCGCTTGTCACTGAAGAAGGTCTCGATCGCGCCGAAGTTCACCACCAGCTGGTCGCTCTCGACCTGGCCGAAGTCCGGGTTGAGCGTGGCGCTGAGCTGGAAGCGGCCGTTGGGCTTCCAGAAGATGTCGGCCCCGGTGTCGAAGTCGGACTTCTTGCCGACGTTGTCGTACACCATCGACGCGTACGGCGTGATCGCCAGCAGCGACTGGCTGTAGGCCGGGACCTGCACCTTGTTGAGCGCGGTGAGGAAGCGCGTTTCCTGGTAGCTCACCGCCGGCCAGGCGACGCGCTCGCCGGTGGCGCCGATGACGCGGTCCAGCTGGATGCCCAGCGTGCGTACGTCGCCCTTGGCGTCGCGCATTGGCGCCAGGTGCCAGGGGATCAGCATCTCGGCCGACCAGCCCGCCTCGTCCTCGGTGGTGGCGTGGCGCCAGTCGCCGTCCCAGTCGGGGTTGAACTGGTTCTCGTTGGTGATGGTGGTGTCGATGATGCTGTTGGACAGCAGCACGGTGAAGTTGTAGCCGCTGCGGCCGTCGCCGTCGAAGTCGACGTAGAGGTTCACGCGGTCGGCCTGCGCGCCCTGGTCGCGCTGCGCCTCCTGGCGCGTGCGCGGGATCGACGGGGCCTGGATGTTGCGGAAGCCGATCGCCAGACCGTCCTCGGTCGCCAGGATCCAGGCTTCGGTCGGCTGCACCGTGGGTTCGCGCGAGAGCGGCTGGGTGAAGCGGAAATCGGTGATGTGCTGCGCACCCTGCCATTCGGCGGGGTCGATCCGGCCGTCGATCTCGACGGCAAAGACAGGCGGCGCCGCGAGTGCGGCCAGGACGGCGGTGGTGAGCGTGGCGCGCATGGGGAGCCCGGTTGGAGGTGTCGCGGCGGACGAGCGTCGCCGCCCTGGTGCGGGTGGCGTCCGGTGTCGCACAAGTGCCGCAAGGGTATGGGTATGTCGGCCTGTCACCGACTGACGGAAGTCATGCCAACCAATTGCCTACCTCGCGCATCGCGCAGGCGGCCGCGGCCGGCGCGTCCCGTGCGGATGCGACGTCGCGCCAACAATGCGCAATCGGTGGTCGGAGGGTGGCGGGCGGAGCGACGCGGGGTCGCACGCCGGGGCGGCGGTGGCGGACCGCCTTGCGGGTCAGCGGGCCTTGCGGGTCGCGGACCTGCTGGTTGCGGTCTTGGCGGGCGCGGTCTTGGCGGGCGCGGTCTTCCTGGTTGCGGCCTTCCTGGTCGCGGCCTTGCTGTCCGCTGTCTTCCGGGTCGCGGCATTCTTCTTCGTGGCCGGCTTCGACGGCGCCTGCTTCGACGGCGCCTGCTTCGAAGCGCCCTGCCTGGACGGCTGCTTTCGGGCTGAAGCGGTCTTCGCCGCGGCGTCACCCGGGGACTTGGCCGCCTTCTTCGCGGCGGACCGGGCCTGGGCGTCCGCCTTC
This genomic interval carries:
- a CDS encoding thioredoxin domain-containing protein — encoded protein: MEDSAHPRFFDHFPMRRVTAASLDDALAADGALRIVFLWGKDCPNCDIAKGQMLLTPERFTWPDVEWLHDNVYEDPAMATRMGLHGIPAFFVYRGATRLGRMSQWPGTAEFVQAIERLRAR
- a CDS encoding DUF5916 domain-containing protein; this encodes MRATLTTAVLAALAAPPVFAVEIDGRIDPAEWQGAQHITDFRFTQPLSREPTVQPTEAWILATEDGLAIGFRNIQAPSIPRTRQEAQRDQGAQADRVNLYVDFDGDGRSGYNFTVLLSNSIIDTTITNENQFNPDWDGDWRHATTEDEAGWSAEMLIPWHLAPMRDAKGDVRTLGIQLDRVIGATGERVAWPAVSYQETRFLTALNKVQVPAYSQSLLAITPYASMVYDNVGKKSDFDTGADIFWKPNGRFQLSATLNPDFGQVESDQLVVNFGAIETFFSDKRPFFTENQGYFDVPFGSLSTRNKLIYTRRVGATTDDGEESGDVTAAVKLNGSIGGLNYGVFAATEGDEVGRDFYALRASRDGDKQGLGGMVTRVERPFLDRQANVYEMDHRWTPNAAWSIRSTVVASDIRQSGATTRDSGGQVRVDWDMGEGWRQQLYAVHLGRDLQLNDFGYLERNNFNYARYDLGKRFTSFPETSKYSASDWHWAASRRFNDGGLHIADAVAMNRSGQRRDGGSDFIELASWSSGHDDLILRGNGVVRMPAKYFVFYERDRPRQGDGHWSFYGNLRVTSEGLDTPGKLNVQTEFNPTYHVNDRLSFFTSWYYERNDDWLLWRGDNLLGSYEEEMILLNAGSVWLINDKQELRVRLESIGLDAKAAQAYRVAPDGEPVRSTEAIPDLGLRNLGFQVRYRYELAPLSYLYIAYVRGGSFYEEDILGRYRARDEFIDAFQLRDSEQFLVKLSYRFEI
- a CDS encoding PIN domain-containing protein, encoding MADVPAVIAVLDTNVCLDLFVFDDARAAPLRHALQQRTLQAITDADCRDEWRRVLAYPQWMLPAAAQAAHLARFDAMVTITATTPGDPMPSVAVPRCRDGDDQKFLDLAARVGARWLLTRDSELLRLSRRTQRDFGCVVLTPQAWADSMQADPTGPDPMRADPTGPGSVGATGPG
- the fusA gene encoding elongation factor G, with amino-acid sequence MSYSTPTIRNVALAGHPAAGKTTLFEALLQAGGAIQTAGNVERGSTVSDFDPIERQRGHSLDVGIASIDRAAAAGQHFHVNLIDTPGYPDFRGPALSALAAVETVAIVVDADNGVEYGTRRMMEYAKARGLCRVLVVNKIDHADAKAGQVLQDLRDAFGPECLPLNLPAQGGKAVIDCFGNTQGESDLGAVADWHQKIIDQVVEVNETVMEHYLDLGEGGLSGEELHDAFEQCLREGHLVPVLFCSARSGVGIKELLDTAERLFPHPGEANPPAFAKGSNGASEPVESTPDPSRHVIADVFKITNDPFVGKLGIFRVYQGTVKKDTQLFVGDAKKPFKVGHLFKLKGKDHIEIDQAIPGDIAAVAKIDDLHFDAVLHDSHDEDQIHLAPLDFPKPMFGLAVEAAHKGQEQKLATALHKLAEEDPCFVVEHEPETNETVIRGLSDLHLRVNIDRLKDRYGVEVTSRPPRIAYRETVAGKAEGHHRHKKQTGGAGQFGEVFLRVEPLPRGTGFEFVDEVKGGTIPGQFMPAVEKGVRQVLKGGAIAGYPMQDVRVIVYDGKHHPVDSKEVAFVAAGKKAFMDAIIKARPQVLEPIVDLEVNAPEQNMGDISGGLASKRARINGTDSTRGNEIIVKAQVPLSELEGYAAELKSVTAGRGRYSLDFSHYEPVPPQVQQKLVESFKPHVEED
- a CDS encoding alpha/beta fold hydrolase, whose protein sequence is MPACRHALLLHGAGGGGWEWNRWHGALAAHGITVAAPDLQPAAAGLAATTLADYVEQARAALDALPRPRAVIGASLGGLLAWACAEAADALVLVNPLPPAPWASRLPSREWPAVVPWGCQARLSSTRRAIPDADPATALYAMRHWRDESGAVLRAAHEGLALPPPSVPVLCVVSAADEDVPPALTRALAQALPATLLEADSPSHAGPLLGMGANGLADRVARWLSGV
- a CDS encoding OsmC family protein — translated: MGFKRYATAVWNGDLQAGKGTMSTPQSGLFADQNYSFKTRFGDEKGTNPEELLAAAHAGCFSMALSAVLGKSGFTPDRISTRAEAMMEPGMDPGPTVTGVHLIVEASVPGISAEQFQQIAEAAKAGCVISRALSVPVTLSATLQA
- a CDS encoding pilin; amino-acid sequence: MKQFLLTLLGALTAVVVALVVYDRLVVAPRQAAQLEAAQQAHQISVASADAQAQQIAASLDASVDRSVADAQQAMDDLANEQDRRRLAADALARASMMRAALAEYYMSEGRWPPNAAAAGIGAPDSFAGGAVAGIDVDNSGGIAIRLNAKLSADARIRLTPRVSPDNGMIQWRCVVQGSPEVSRYLPACRD
- a CDS encoding DUF1439 domain-containing protein, translated to MNPQRRQIVLATLAGGAVLLTSGCSTLEAVGALLGNQLNFSQGQLQQALDRNFPKHYDKMGGLISMTLLNPRLSIPQGSSRLRLDFDLGMGALGSDSSRADGHFALTSALRWDGNTRGLHLQEPALEHVEVPALGGVMNSSARGLLNTWLAQYARDEPVYRFDNTLLDRLGSRRIGRTDIENGQVTVHLDN
- a CDS encoding LysE family translocator, which translates into the protein MPLFDTSTLLAYLAAAVVLVLVPGPGTAWIVAQTVAGGTARGLRAGLGLETATLIHALAAGLGLSAILATSALAFDLLKYAGAAYLVWLGIRAWRGAPADDARADDALPDLAGPVEAGTAAASVPTPARAVYWRSVVTGVLNPKVALFFLAFLPQFVHPERGHVWLQFFVLGVLLSMIGMSHSAVLSVTIGRVGRRLRGSARAARWRQRTLGAFFVGLGVRLAVQQR
- a CDS encoding glycine zipper 2TM domain-containing protein — translated: MKRVLVTSLALCLAATTGLAQAQTYNGSSSNGQSYGQSTGTRYDYARVLRVDPVFDSGYNGGSYPTSGQRCYERQQQVAGDRYNNNGYNNGGYSNNGYSNNGYNNGGYSNNGYSNNGYNNNGYNDGAYDQYGNRRYGTQTGATVATVIGGILGAAIGSQVGGGSARYATSAIGSMVGGMAGRSVYEQRQRAAQQQARVGTVTVCDPVPADRPYDSYQTGQSGDRSVNAYDVTYEYAGQQYTARTSYHPGDRIRVRVDVHAE